The following are encoded in a window of Astyanax mexicanus isolate ESR-SI-001 chromosome 6, AstMex3_surface, whole genome shotgun sequence genomic DNA:
- the LOC103042078 gene encoding junctional adhesion molecule-like, with translation MALSKPYLWICLALCVAMGGCHVFYNKTGDVVSMDCGTADSNKALTWYHNNEQVISVKIGTTRAKTELGKKVKLIESTLKVPSLKTADSGTYKCTGQDGNRRVTREHTVYVMSASASPSETVLHSTDLTLTCDINNSPTAQIRWMNKNKNTYESPGKSISLKSVKSTDSGRWTCQIEDNKRVETLVVDIAVLGPLTSPAEVTVPAGGSADLTCSLPTVSLPHVETGGWSHDSPSGLKFPTLKGGQEWKGENNSRVMFNKEILKNDFKVTLNKVRHTDKGNYTCTVTFKNGQSLNTSVMLKVEVVKTTEGPKMNLWIWVGAAAALVLLIGLIIIIVLIHRRNKRMRRKVRKLRSVRQGLTPKNYCQCDRTDRQPHAGKRERPPPLPRYQYDIMD, from the exons ATGGCTCTATCAAAACCCTACCTTTGGATCTGTTTGG cTCTTTGTGTAGCCATGGGAGGATGTCATGTGTTCTATAATAAAACTGGAGATGTTGTGAGTATGGACTGTGGAACAGCAGACTCCAACAAGGCGCTGACGTGGTATCACAATAATGAACAGGTTATAAGTGTCAAGATTGGTACAACCAGAG cGAAAACTGAACTTGGTAAAAAAGTGAAGTTAATCGAAAGTACGCTGAAGGTCCCTTCACTGaaaacagctgattctggaacgtACAAATGTACTGGACAAGATGGGAATAGAAGAGTCACACGGGAGCACACAGTGTATGTTATGTCAG CCTCTGCGAGTCCTTCAGAAACAGTGCTGCACTCCACTGACCTGACCCTGACCTGCGACATTAATAACAGCCCAACTGCACAGATTCGGTGgatgaataagaataagaatactTATGAAAGTCCTGGTAAATCCATCAGCCTGAAATCCGTAAAATCCACTGATTCCGGTCGCTGGACCTGTCAGATCGAAGACAACAAGAGAGTGGAGACTTTGGTTGTGGACATCGCAGTTCTAG GTCCGCTGACCTCCCCTGCGGAAGTCACTGTACCTGCAGGAGGCTCTGCAGACCTGACGTGTTCCCTCCCTACCGTGAGTCTTCCGCATGTAGAAACGGGAGGATGGTCACATGATTCCCCCAGTGGCCTCAAATTCCCAACTTTAAAAGGAGGCCAAGAATGGAAAGGAGAGAATAATTCTAGAGTCATGTTTAATAAAGAAATCCTCAAAAACGACTTCAAAGTGACGCTGAATaaa GTGAGGCATACTGATAAGGGAAATTATACCTGTACTGTGACCTTTAAGAATGGACAGAGTTTGAACACTTCTGTAATGCTGAAGGTTGAGGTTGTGAAGACAACTGAAGGCCCAAAAATGAATT TGTGGATCTGGGTCGGAGCAGCAGCAGCCCTCGTCCTTCTGATCGGCCTGATCATCATCATTGTACTGATTCATCGTAGGAACAAGCGAATGAGG AGAAAGGTACGAAAGCTGAGGTCTGTGCGCCAAGGTCTAACACCCAAAAACTACTGCCAGTGTGACAG GACTGACAGACAGCCTCATGCAGGGAAACGAGAGAGACCACCCCCACTTCCCAGATATCAGTACGACATCATGGATTGA